Proteins from a single region of Methanotorris igneus Kol 5:
- a CDS encoding chorismate mutase — MNDAKTQLEAIRKRIDEIDEELIKLMAERTNFAKDIAMLKKALNMPINDSKREKEVYEKTRKLCNKYNFDEEIGVKIIKILVEHNKAIQSKYLKK, encoded by the coding sequence ATGAATGATGCAAAGACACAACTCGAAGCCATTAGAAAACGAATTGATGAGATTGACGAGGAATTGATAAAACTAATGGCTGAGAGAACGAATTTTGCAAAAGATATTGCCATGTTAAAAAAAGCTTTAAATATGCCAATAAATGACAGTAAACGAGAAAAAGAAGTTTATGAAAAAACACGAAAATTATGCAACAAATACAACTTTGATGAAGAAATTGGCGTAAAAATCATTAAAATACTCGTTGAGCATAATAAAGCTATACAATCTAAATACCTAAAAAAATAA
- a CDS encoding class I SAM-dependent methyltransferase, which produces MFWITYREAQKILNAKNSVSLNLDLEKTSKTWVVEIVDNKAVFPDGSEIDLSIMEKIAKDESTVYFVRDGEVYKAAISNDGYYKLVSTIPPTIEINGIRMHRTKDTNPYKDTLEKINTIKPKKGEFILDTCMGLGYTAIECAKRGARVITIEKNPNVLEIAKINPYSEELFTNKNIEVRMGNAFDVVKEFEDGTFDAIVHDPPRFSLAGELYSEEFYRELYRILKPGGRLFHYVGNPGKKYRHKDLQRGVMERLRNVGFVDVKRVEEALGVVGKKV; this is translated from the coding sequence ATGTTTTGGATAACATATAGAGAGGCACAAAAAATACTAAATGCAAAAAATAGCGTCTCTCTTAACCTTGATTTAGAAAAAACTTCAAAAACATGGGTAGTTGAGATTGTGGATAATAAGGCAGTGTTTCCAGATGGCAGTGAGATTGATTTAAGTATCATGGAAAAAATAGCTAAAGATGAAAGCACCGTTTATTTTGTTAGGGATGGGGAGGTTTATAAGGCGGCAATATCTAATGATGGGTATTATAAGCTTGTTTCCACAATTCCCCCAACCATAGAGATTAATGGTATAAGGATGCACAGAACAAAGGATACAAATCCTTACAAGGATACACTTGAAAAAATCAACACTATAAAACCAAAAAAAGGGGAGTTTATCCTTGATACATGTATGGGTTTGGGGTATACGGCTATAGAATGTGCTAAGAGAGGAGCAAGAGTAATAACCATAGAAAAGAACCCAAATGTTTTGGAAATTGCAAAAATAAACCCATATAGTGAGGAACTCTTCACAAACAAAAATATAGAAGTAAGGATGGGAAATGCCTTCGATGTTGTTAAAGAATTTGAGGATGGGACCTTTGATGCTATTGTTCACGACCCACCAAGGTTTAGTTTGGCGGGAGAACTTTATAGCGAGGAGTTCTATAGGGAACTTTATAGGATTTTAAAACCGGGAGGAAGGTTATTCCATTATGTTGGCAACCCTGGGAAAAAGTATAGACACAAGGATTTGCAGAGGGGTGTTATGGAGAGATTGAGGAATGTTGGTTTTGTTGATGTTAAGAGGGTTGAAGAGGCGTTGGGAGTTGTTGGTAAGAAGGTTTAG
- a CDS encoding TIGR02253 family HAD-type hydrolase has protein sequence MIKGIFFDLDDTLYDSSNFVDIARREAIKSMIDAGLKTTEEEAYKILQKIIKDKGSNYGKHFDDLVKAVMGYYDPKIICMGIITYHNVKFALLRPYPDTIKTLIELKKMGLKLGVITDGITIKQWEKLIRLGIHPFFDVVVTSEEYGLGKPHLEFFEFGLKKMGLKAEEVIYVGDRVDKDIKPAKELGMTTIRILKGKYKDMEGESDYTVTKLPEIVDIVKNLIEKNE, from the coding sequence ATGATAAAAGGAATATTTTTTGATTTAGATGATACTCTATATGATTCTTCAAATTTTGTTGATATAGCAAGGAGAGAAGCAATAAAATCCATGATAGATGCTGGTTTAAAAACTACTGAGGAAGAGGCGTACAAAATCTTACAAAAGATTATAAAAGATAAGGGTTCTAATTATGGAAAGCATTTTGATGATTTGGTAAAGGCAGTTATGGGTTATTATGACCCAAAAATCATCTGCATGGGGATAATCACCTACCATAATGTGAAATTTGCTTTATTAAGGCCCTACCCAGACACAATAAAAACATTGATAGAATTAAAGAAAATGGGGTTAAAATTGGGGGTTATTACTGATGGAATAACAATAAAACAATGGGAAAAACTTATAAGGTTAGGGATTCATCCATTTTTCGACGTTGTTGTTACATCAGAAGAGTATGGATTGGGAAAGCCACATTTGGAATTTTTTGAGTTTGGATTGAAAAAGATGGGGTTGAAGGCAGAAGAGGTTATTTATGTTGGAGATAGGGTTGATAAGGATATAAAACCTGCAAAAGAACTTGGAATGACAACTATAAGAATTTTAAAAGGAAAGTATAAGGATATGGAGGGGGAGAGTGATTATACGGTTACCAAATTGCCAGAGATAGTTGATATAGTAAAAAATTTGATAGAAAAAAATGAATAA
- a CDS encoding energy-converting hydrogenase B subunit P — MPKMVLLPKLTMALGGYIRETVMPYSEDEAKPFPYRNVIVGNPTDEPIKIDVPAYDEDWIERHRKLGLIVVPVTENDDFVGLFKMVEEKVKRGGK; from the coding sequence ATGCCTAAGATGGTGCTCCTTCCAAAACTTACAATGGCTCTTGGAGGATATATTAGAGAGACAGTAATGCCATATAGTGAAGATGAGGCAAAGCCATTCCCATACAGGAATGTTATCGTAGGAAATCCAACAGATGAACCAATAAAAATAGATGTGCCTGCGTACGATGAGGATTGGATAGAAAGGCATAGGAAATTAGGTCTAATTGTAGTTCCTGTTACAGAAAATGATGATTTCGTTGGTTTATTTAAGATGGTTGAAGAGAAGGTTAAAAGAGGAGGAAAATAA
- the rpiA gene encoding ribose-5-phosphate isomerase RpiA, which produces MENAKSLVAKEAAKLIEDGMVVGLGSGSTAGLFIMELGKRIQEEELTVFGVPTSFEARMLALQYGVPLVSLDEYDVDIAVDGADEVEKDTLYLIKGGGGCHTQEKIVDYSAKEFVVIVDESKLVNKLGEKYPIPVEVVPFAYSVVIKELINMGGNPTIRLGERKRGPIITDNGNMIIDVSMDIDNAEKLEKELNSIPGVVENGIFTKVDKVLVGTAKGVKTLKKKKKKGKK; this is translated from the coding sequence ATGGAAAATGCAAAGTCATTGGTTGCAAAAGAAGCAGCAAAATTAATAGAGGATGGGATGGTTGTTGGTTTAGGTTCAGGTTCAACAGCAGGGCTCTTTATTATGGAGCTTGGTAAGAGGATACAAGAGGAAGAACTTACTGTTTTTGGTGTACCTACGTCATTTGAAGCGAGGATGTTGGCGTTACAATATGGTGTTCCTTTGGTATCTCTCGATGAGTATGATGTGGATATAGCAGTAGATGGAGCGGATGAGGTAGAAAAGGATACACTCTATTTAATAAAAGGCGGGGGAGGTTGCCATACACAAGAAAAGATTGTTGACTATTCTGCAAAGGAATTTGTCGTTATTGTTGATGAATCCAAATTGGTTAATAAATTAGGTGAGAAATACCCAATACCAGTAGAAGTCGTGCCTTTTGCTTATTCAGTAGTAATTAAGGAACTTATAAATATGGGAGGAAATCCAACAATAAGGTTAGGGGAGAGGAAAAGAGGTCCTATCATCACTGATAATGGAAATATGATTATAGATGTTAGTATGGATATAGATAATGCTGAAAAACTTGAAAAAGAACTCAACAGTATCCCAGGGGTTGTTGAAAACGGTATCTTTACAAAAGTGGATAAAGTTTTGGTTGGAACTGCTAAAGGTGTAAAAACATTAAAAAAGAAAAAGAAGAAGGGTAAAAAGTAA
- the dapA gene encoding 4-hydroxy-tetrahydrodipicolinate synthase — protein sequence MRGVFPAIITPFKNGEIDFEGLEKNINFLIENGVSGIVAVGTTGESPTLSHEEHKKVIEKAVEIVDGRVTVIAGAGSNSTAEAVELSQFAEDVGADAVLSITPYYNKPTQEGLKKHFGTIAESINLPIILYNVPSRTAVNLEPSTVKYLAEEYSNITAIKEANPNLSQVSEIIRECNITVLSGNDELTLPIIALGGKGVISVVANIVPKEFVEMVDYALKGEFDKAREIHYKLYPLMKAMFIETNPIPIKTAMNMLGMPSGELRLPLCKMKEENKKKLEEVLKNLGLLK from the coding sequence ATGCGAGGGGTTTTTCCTGCAATTATAACCCCCTTTAAAAATGGGGAGATTGATTTTGAAGGATTAGAAAAGAACATAAATTTTTTAATTGAAAATGGCGTTAGTGGGATTGTAGCCGTTGGAACAACAGGAGAGTCCCCTACGCTATCCCATGAAGAGCACAAAAAGGTTATAGAAAAAGCCGTAGAAATAGTAGATGGAAGAGTAACAGTTATTGCAGGAGCTGGCTCCAATTCCACAGCAGAGGCAGTTGAACTTTCACAGTTTGCAGAGGATGTTGGAGCAGACGCAGTATTATCAATAACTCCCTATTACAACAAACCAACACAAGAAGGGTTAAAAAAGCACTTTGGAACCATTGCAGAAAGCATTAACTTGCCTATTATCCTCTACAATGTTCCATCAAGGACAGCAGTAAACTTAGAGCCGTCAACAGTAAAATATTTGGCAGAAGAATACAGCAACATAACAGCAATAAAAGAGGCAAATCCAAACCTCTCACAAGTATCAGAGATTATAAGGGAATGTAATATAACAGTCCTATCTGGAAATGATGAGCTCACTTTACCAATCATCGCCCTTGGCGGTAAAGGAGTTATTAGTGTCGTAGCAAATATTGTCCCAAAAGAGTTTGTTGAAATGGTTGATTATGCATTAAAGGGAGAGTTTGACAAGGCAAGAGAGATACACTATAAGCTATACCCATTAATGAAGGCAATGTTTATTGAAACCAACCCAATCCCAATAAAAACTGCTATGAACATGCTTGGAATGCCATCTGGAGAGTTAAGACTGCCTCTCTGCAAGATGAAGGAAGAAAATAAGAAAAAGTTGGAAGAAGTTTTGAAAAACCTTGGGCTTTTGAAATAA
- the gatC gene encoding Asp-tRNA(Asn) amidotransferase subunit GatC yields MVDIEKIKKEADEIIKEFSKVLESFELDEEETYYILDTKNVLRTDDEPSLDENFRDDVLSIAPKTKDGYVVVEKGKWSN; encoded by the coding sequence ATGGTTGATATCGAAAAGATAAAAAAAGAAGCAGATGAAATTATTAAAGAATTTTCAAAGGTTCTTGAAAGTTTTGAATTGGATGAGGAAGAAACCTACTACATCCTTGATACAAAAAATGTTTTAAGAACTGACGATGAACCATCTTTAGATGAAAACTTTAGAGATGATGTTTTAAGCATAGCTCCAAAAACAAAAGACGGATACGTTGTTGTTGAAAAGGGTAAGTGGAGCAATTAA
- a CDS encoding 30S ribosomal protein S17e, giving the protein MGRIRQSFIKRIGDELIEKYKDKFTTDFETNKKIVQEVALISTKRLRNRIAGYITHKMKQMSQ; this is encoded by the coding sequence TTGGGAAGGATTAGGCAATCATTCATAAAGAGAATTGGAGACGAGTTAATTGAGAAATACAAAGACAAATTCACAACAGACTTCGAGACTAACAAAAAAATTGTCCAAGAAGTAGCATTAATTTCCACAAAAAGATTAAGAAACAGAATTGCAGGATATATAACCCACAAAATGAAACAAATGAGTCAATAA
- a CDS encoding shikimate kinase, with translation MKATAIASASGTIINAIATGKGSAFGINLKVKATVELFDDGKNKIEGIVKDNPKVKPNLIKRCVKNVLDYFGLNYSAKVETETQIPIKSGLSSSSATSNAVVLATFAALGEKIDDELVLDLGIKSSFDEKLTVTGAYDDATASYYGGITITDNIERKILKRDKFKDDLKVLVLIPNLKKNVDVNRMKLLKDYVEVAFNECLNGNYYRALFLNGILYASALNFPTNIAIEAIENNAVTAGLSGTGPSYIALCYEEDVEKVKKTLEKYGRVISSELDYGGAEVIG, from the coding sequence ATGAAAGCAACTGCCATAGCATCTGCATCTGGAACAATCATAAATGCCATAGCCACTGGAAAGGGTTCAGCATTTGGGATAAACTTGAAGGTTAAAGCAACAGTTGAACTTTTTGATGATGGGAAAAATAAAATTGAAGGAATTGTTAAAGATAACCCAAAAGTCAAACCAAATTTGATTAAAAGATGTGTGAAGAATGTTTTAGATTATTTTGGGCTAAATTACTCTGCAAAAGTGGAGACAGAGACGCAAATTCCAATAAAATCAGGATTGAGTAGTAGTAGTGCAACATCAAACGCCGTTGTGTTGGCAACTTTTGCAGCATTGGGGGAAAAGATAGATGATGAATTAGTTTTAGATTTGGGGATAAAATCATCATTTGATGAGAAACTAACTGTTACTGGAGCTTATGATGATGCAACTGCCTCTTATTATGGTGGAATTACAATAACAGACAACATTGAAAGGAAAATTCTAAAAAGGGATAAATTTAAGGATGATTTAAAAGTTTTAGTTTTAATTCCAAACCTAAAAAAGAACGTTGATGTGAATAGGATGAAACTTTTAAAGGATTATGTTGAAGTTGCCTTTAATGAATGTCTAAACGGAAACTACTACAGAGCTTTGTTTTTAAATGGGATTTTATATGCGTCTGCCTTAAACTTCCCAACAAACATTGCAATAGAAGCAATCGAAAACAACGCAGTAACCGCAGGTCTCTCTGGAACAGGGCCATCATACATTGCATTGTGCTATGAGGAGGATGTTGAAAAAGTAAAAAAAACCCTTGAAAAATACGGGAGAGTTATATCATCTGAATTAGATTATGGAGGGGCTGAAGTGATTGGTTAG
- a CDS encoding RNA chaperone Hfq, which translates to MMKQNKSRKPKQIPNFEYARRFVGKNVRIYLRNGEVLDAKVTGVSNYEIMATVMKDNEIKNMLIFKHAIDYIEFEK; encoded by the coding sequence ATGATGAAGCAGAATAAGAGTAGAAAACCTAAGCAAATACCAAACTTTGAGTATGCAAGAAGATTTGTTGGTAAAAATGTTAGAATATACTTAAGGAATGGAGAAGTTTTAGATGCAAAGGTTACAGGTGTCTCAAACTACGAGATTATGGCAACCGTTATGAAAGACAATGAAATAAAGAACATGCTTATCTTCAAGCATGCAATTGACTACATAGAATTTGAGAAATAA
- a CDS encoding 2-isopropylmalate synthase — translation MKVRIFDTTLRDGEQTPGVSLTPNEKLEIALKLDELGVDVIEAGSAITSKGEREGIKLITRENLNAEICSFVRALPIDIDAALECDVDSVHLVIPTSDIHMKYKLKKTPQETLECAANAVEYAKDHGLIVELSAEDATRSDVNFLIELFNKGIELGADRVCVCDTVGVLTPEKSIELFKTLKEHIKVPISVHCHNDFGMATANTVCAIRGGAVQCHVTVNGVGERAGNASLEEVVMALQVLYGYETNIKTEKLYETSRVVSRLMKLPVPPNKAIVGDNAFAHEAGIHVDGLIKNTQTYEPIQPELVGNRRRIILGKHSGRAALKYKLNLMGIEVSEEQLNEIYEKVKHFGDLGKYISDIDLKAIVNEVTGKHAEEKIKLDELTVVSGNKITPIASVKLHFAGEDKHLIETSYGVGPVDAAINAVKKAISGVADIRLEEYRVEAMSGGTDALIEVVVKLRRGSEVVEVRKSHGDIIMASVMAVMEGINMLL, via the coding sequence ATGAAGGTTAGAATATTTGACACAACTTTAAGGGATGGAGAACAAACACCAGGGGTTTCATTAACTCCAAATGAAAAATTGGAGATAGCACTAAAGCTGGATGAGTTAGGAGTTGATGTTATAGAGGCAGGAAGTGCCATAACTTCAAAAGGAGAAAGAGAAGGGATAAAGTTAATTACAAGAGAAAATTTAAATGCTGAGATATGTTCATTTGTCAGGGCATTGCCAATAGACATAGATGCTGCATTAGAATGTGATGTAGATAGCGTTCATTTGGTAATCCCAACATCAGACATCCATATGAAATATAAGCTTAAAAAAACACCACAAGAAACACTGGAATGTGCTGCAAATGCTGTTGAATATGCAAAAGACCATGGGTTGATTGTAGAGCTTTCAGCAGAGGATGCTACAAGAAGTGATGTGAATTTCTTAATCGAGTTGTTTAATAAAGGTATAGAATTAGGGGCAGATAGGGTTTGCGTGTGTGATACTGTTGGTGTATTAACCCCAGAAAAATCCATAGAATTATTCAAAACATTAAAAGAACATATAAAAGTTCCAATTTCAGTGCACTGTCATAATGATTTTGGGATGGCTACTGCTAATACTGTCTGTGCCATCAGAGGAGGGGCAGTGCAGTGCCACGTTACTGTGAATGGAGTAGGAGAGAGGGCAGGAAATGCCTCCTTAGAAGAAGTTGTTATGGCATTGCAAGTTCTCTATGGTTATGAAACAAATATAAAAACAGAGAAACTTTACGAAACCTCAAGGGTAGTCTCAAGATTAATGAAACTTCCAGTACCTCCAAATAAAGCAATAGTTGGAGATAATGCATTTGCTCATGAGGCAGGAATACACGTTGATGGGTTAATCAAGAATACCCAGACTTATGAACCAATTCAGCCAGAACTTGTTGGTAATAGAAGGAGAATTATACTTGGGAAACACAGCGGAAGGGCAGCATTGAAGTATAAACTCAACTTAATGGGAATAGAGGTAAGTGAAGAGCAATTAAATGAAATATATGAGAAAGTTAAGCACTTTGGGGATTTAGGAAAATATATCTCTGATATTGATTTGAAAGCAATAGTTAACGAAGTTACTGGAAAACATGCAGAGGAAAAAATAAAATTGGATGAATTGACTGTTGTATCTGGAAATAAAATAACCCCAATAGCGTCTGTAAAATTGCACTTTGCTGGAGAGGACAAACATTTAATAGAGACGTCCTATGGTGTTGGTCCAGTTGACGCTGCAATAAATGCAGTTAAGAAGGCAATAAGTGGAGTTGCAGATATAAGGTTGGAAGAATATAGAGTTGAGGCAATGAGTGGAGGAACTGATGCGTTGATAGAGGTTGTTGTTAAGTTGAGGAGAGGAAGTGAGGTCGTAGAGGTTAGAAAGTCCCACGGAGATATTATAATGGCGTCTGTAATGGCAGTTATGGAAGGAATAAACATGCTGCTCTAA
- the cobS gene encoding adenosylcobinamide-GDP ribazoletransferase: MIEDIRNLIAFMTRIPIGTENFDFEKIAEYFFIIPIIGLIIGGFGALLAYILSYIFPSTIVGIIVMFFLLYVQGFHHVDGLADFGDAWMLMGSPKRKLEVMKDVYMGIGGLIFVFFVELISIFAIIYAIEFSVVYILIAEICSRLGMLACACCGTPCSEGTGRYFVKKSDEKFIVMGLMLTLLIVFPLAGKLGVLCVILAILTGGYIARVANKHFRCVNGDVLGATNEITRMVVLLGIVFYLYANQSLQPLHNLIQMI, translated from the coding sequence ATGATTGAAGATATCAGGAATCTCATCGCCTTTATGACAAGAATACCAATAGGGACTGAAAATTTTGATTTTGAGAAGATAGCAGAGTATTTCTTTATAATTCCAATTATTGGATTAATTATTGGTGGATTTGGGGCATTGTTAGCGTATATTCTGAGTTATATTTTCCCATCGACCATTGTTGGTATTATTGTGATGTTCTTTTTACTTTATGTGCAGGGGTTTCATCATGTTGATGGTTTAGCGGATTTTGGGGATGCATGGATGTTGATGGGTTCTCCAAAAAGGAAGTTAGAAGTTATGAAGGATGTTTATATGGGTATAGGAGGATTGATTTTTGTATTTTTTGTGGAATTAATCTCTATATTCGCTATTATTTATGCTATTGAATTTTCAGTAGTTTATATCTTAATTGCTGAGATTTGCTCAAGATTGGGAATGTTGGCATGTGCATGCTGTGGAACACCATGTAGTGAAGGAACTGGAAGATATTTTGTAAAAAAGAGTGATGAAAAATTTATTGTTATGGGATTAATGCTGACTTTGCTCATAGTATTCCCATTGGCTGGAAAGTTGGGGGTTTTATGCGTAATTTTGGCAATATTAACTGGAGGATATATAGCAAGAGTGGCAAATAAACATTTCAGATGTGTTAATGGTGATGTTTTGGGAGCTACCAATGAAATAACGAGGATGGTTGTTTTGTTGGGTATTGTGTTTTACCTATACGCTAACCAATCACTTCAGCCCCTCCATAATCTAATTCAGATGATATAA
- a CDS encoding DUF4013 domain-containing protein, protein MFFESYIKEPLKYALSDTKKLFVGGVILLVGMISILFGMFLIILGIMPHMMPENIQHLQVFGVLGVILGGGFSLVGLLCSLVISGYYMQIIKYTLNDKNELPEWENFLDMIKKGFLYMVGVSILSILINIPSYLFAIIHVFNNSLIISILDNIISIICSLVAWLIIPLATVNFVAKDRFFAFFYLREIIRMMSFEYVGVLFAIAVISFVIIILYILVVVMFGVALWFVSKLLMVIIIALFILTFPFVDIFIKVFSNRAYAKYYKNYTNKIHKNNGETEKIHNETF, encoded by the coding sequence ATGTTTTTTGAGAGTTATATAAAAGAACCTTTGAAATATGCTCTATCGGATACAAAAAAATTGTTTGTTGGGGGCGTTATATTATTAGTTGGGATGATAAGTATTTTGTTTGGAATGTTTTTAATAATTTTGGGAATAATGCCACATATGATGCCTGAAAATATACAACATTTACAAGTTTTTGGGGTATTGGGAGTAATTTTAGGGGGAGGATTTAGTTTAGTTGGATTGTTGTGCTCATTGGTCATTTCTGGCTATTATATGCAAATAATTAAGTATACGTTGAATGATAAAAATGAACTTCCAGAATGGGAAAACTTCTTAGATATGATTAAAAAAGGGTTTTTATATATGGTGGGTGTTTCAATACTCAGCATATTAATAAATATCCCAAGTTATTTATTTGCTATAATACATGTATTTAATAACTCACTGATAATCTCCATTCTTGACAATATAATTTCCATAATATGTTCGTTAGTTGCATGGCTGATAATCCCATTGGCAACAGTGAATTTTGTGGCAAAGGATAGGTTTTTTGCATTTTTTTATCTTAGAGAGATAATAAGGATGATGTCCTTTGAGTATGTAGGTGTTTTATTTGCAATAGCTGTCATATCATTTGTGATAATAATTTTATATATATTAGTTGTGGTTATGTTTGGAGTAGCACTTTGGTTTGTTAGTAAATTACTTATGGTTATAATTATTGCCCTATTCATTCTGACATTTCCATTTGTAGATATATTTATAAAAGTGTTTTCAAATAGGGCATACGCAAAATACTATAAGAATTACACAAACAAAATTCATAAAAATAACGGAGAAACAGAAAAAATTCATAATGAAACCTTTTAA
- a CDS encoding aspartate kinase produces MVVVMKFGGTSVGDGKRIRHVANIVLNKKKKENKDVVVVVSAMSQVTNSLVDISKEALDIKDIERINKFIKDTREKHYKAIEDAIKSEEIRNEVKKVIDERIEELEKVLIGVAYLGELTPKSKDYILSFGERLSAPILSGAIRDLGEKSVFLTGGEAGIITDDNFGCAKVVKLEVKEKLLPLLEKGYIPVVTGFIASTEDGRITTFGRGGSDYSAAIIGYGLDAEIIEIWTDVSGILTTDPKIVKNARRIPKISYIEAMELAYFGAKVLHPRTIEPAMEKGIPILVKNTFEPENEGTLITNDLEMSNSIVKAITTIKNVALINIFGAGMVGVSGTAARIFKALGKANANVILISQGSSETNVSIVVDAEDVEKSVYELKKEFENSGLIRDINVDENVCVISVVGAGMRGSKGIAGKLFTAVAESGANIKMIAQGSSEVNISFVIDEKDLIPCVKKLHKTFIENVE; encoded by the coding sequence ATGGTAGTAGTAATGAAATTTGGAGGAACATCCGTAGGGGATGGAAAAAGGATAAGGCACGTAGCAAATATAGTACTAAACAAAAAGAAAAAAGAAAATAAAGATGTAGTTGTAGTTGTTTCTGCGATGAGTCAAGTTACTAATTCATTGGTGGACATTTCAAAGGAAGCATTGGATATAAAAGATATTGAAAGGATAAACAAATTCATAAAAGATACCAGGGAAAAACACTACAAGGCCATTGAAGATGCAATAAAAAGTGAGGAAATTAGAAATGAAGTAAAAAAAGTAATAGATGAGAGAATAGAAGAATTAGAGAAGGTTTTAATAGGAGTCGCTTACTTGGGAGAATTAACCCCAAAATCAAAAGATTACATCCTATCATTTGGTGAGAGGTTATCTGCCCCAATATTGAGTGGAGCAATTAGGGATTTAGGAGAAAAATCAGTATTCTTAACTGGTGGAGAAGCGGGAATTATAACAGATGACAATTTTGGATGTGCAAAAGTTGTAAAATTGGAAGTAAAAGAGAAACTCTTGCCGTTATTAGAGAAGGGCTACATCCCGGTTGTAACTGGTTTCATTGCATCTACTGAGGATGGAAGAATCACAACATTTGGTAGAGGAGGAAGTGACTACTCAGCAGCAATTATTGGTTATGGATTGGATGCAGAGATTATTGAGATATGGACTGATGTTAGTGGTATCTTAACAACTGATCCAAAAATTGTCAAAAATGCAAGAAGAATTCCAAAAATTTCATATATCGAGGCCATGGAATTAGCATACTTTGGTGCTAAAGTTTTGCATCCAAGAACTATTGAGCCTGCAATGGAAAAGGGTATTCCAATATTGGTAAAGAACACATTTGAGCCAGAAAATGAAGGAACCCTAATAACCAATGATTTAGAGATGAGTAACAGTATAGTCAAAGCAATAACAACAATAAAAAATGTTGCATTGATTAATATCTTTGGGGCAGGAATGGTTGGTGTTAGTGGCACTGCAGCAAGAATATTTAAGGCATTAGGCAAAGCAAACGCTAATGTGATTTTAATTTCCCAAGGTTCCTCTGAAACAAACGTATCCATTGTTGTTGATGCAGAAGATGTAGAGAAGAGTGTCTATGAGTTGAAGAAGGAGTTCGAAAACTCTGGGCTTATAAGAGACATTAATGTAGATGAAAACGTGTGTGTTATCTCTGTTGTGGGAGCTGGAATGAGAGGTTCAAAAGGCATTGCTGGAAAGCTGTTTACTGCCGTTGCTGAAAGTGGAGCAAATATAAAGATGATTGCTCAAGGTTCATCAGAAGTTAACATCTCATTTGTTATTGATGAGAAAGACCTAATTCCGTGCGTCAAAAAATTGCATAAAACATTTATTGAAAATGTAGAGTAA